The following proteins are encoded in a genomic region of Tissierellales bacterium:
- a CDS encoding ABC transporter substrate-binding protein encodes MQRLRKIQIILLVILLLILPSCKIQKTKVSKIDSEDILEIKRDYMVMNLSGEPLDLNPQTSSDSNSKQIISQIYQGLFYTENDELKKGIVDEYKISDDGLVYKFTIKNTNWSDGKKLTALDIKNSWMSVLNPENAVIQRDELYNIVGAREYSKGMKSEEQVEINVIDEQNLEVKLKELDQNFIFKLSKMIYYPYRDEDTFSGPFKLDNWMHHKEIELSKNDYYWNQENVKLDKVIVKLMTGNVKPINEFAKGNVDLTTIPRQELYRYEGSDVLKHVSSHKTFALMFNLDNDITKNKELRAKIKQEFPFEVFLKEILNDYSGSVKSFFKGEIIEEFQKKDDDVILKNTNGKIKILTKNEDVSLKISAIVDQILTENGIESNVDTAVGGLYYDRLNKSEFDIAVVELNADKLNRNDFYQNFYSEGYYNYYSIKDIDDILRSNDNELIQKTIDDKNYAIAISNGMKHYLFSNKYKNLRFINEGILFLENVELVNID; translated from the coding sequence ATGCAAAGATTAAGAAAAATACAGATAATACTTTTGGTAATATTGTTATTAATATTACCTTCGTGTAAAATACAAAAAACAAAAGTTAGCAAAATAGATTCTGAAGATATTTTAGAAATAAAACGAGATTATATGGTTATGAATTTGTCAGGAGAACCACTTGATTTAAATCCACAAACTTCTAGTGATTCTAATTCCAAGCAAATCATATCACAAATTTATCAGGGATTATTCTACACTGAAAATGATGAGTTGAAAAAAGGGATAGTAGATGAGTATAAGATATCCGATGATGGACTCGTATATAAATTTACGATCAAAAATACTAATTGGTCTGATGGTAAAAAACTAACTGCTTTAGATATAAAAAATTCATGGATGAGTGTTTTAAATCCGGAAAATGCTGTTATTCAGAGGGATGAATTGTACAATATAGTAGGAGCTAGAGAATATTCGAAGGGTATGAAGTCAGAAGAACAGGTGGAAATAAATGTTATAGATGAGCAAAACTTAGAGGTAAAATTAAAAGAATTAGATCAAAATTTTATTTTTAAACTTAGCAAAATGATTTACTATCCATATAGAGATGAGGATACATTTTCTGGACCATTTAAACTTGATAATTGGATGCATCATAAAGAAATAGAACTTTCGAAAAATGATTATTATTGGAATCAGGAAAATGTAAAATTAGATAAAGTTATCGTGAAACTTATGACTGGAAATGTAAAGCCTATAAATGAATTTGCCAAGGGAAACGTAGATTTAACGACAATACCTAGACAAGAATTATATAGATATGAGGGAAGCGATGTTTTGAAGCATGTATCTAGTCATAAAACTTTTGCCTTAATGTTTAACTTAGATAATGATATTACAAAAAATAAAGAGTTGAGAGCTAAGATAAAACAGGAATTCCCATTTGAGGTGTTTTTAAAAGAAATACTCAATGATTATAGTGGAAGTGTAAAATCTTTTTTCAAAGGAGAGATTATTGAAGAATTTCAGAAAAAAGATGATGATGTGATTTTAAAAAATACAAACGGAAAAATTAAAATTCTAACTAAAAATGAAGATGTTTCGCTAAAAATATCTGCAATTGTAGATCAAATATTAACGGAAAATGGTATAGAGTCAAATGTTGATACTGCAGTTGGTGGACTTTACTACGATAGATTGAATAAATCGGAATTTGATATAGCTGTGGTAGAGCTAAATGCAGATAAATTAAATAGAAATGATTTTTATCAAAATTTTTATTCTGAAGGTTATTATAACTACTATAGTATAAAGGATATTGACGATATATTGAGATCAAATGATAATGAACTGATTCAAAAAACAATTGACGACAAAAATTATGCTATTGCAATTAGTAACGGTATGAAGCATTATCTATTTAGTAACAAATACAAAAATCTTAGATTTATAAACGAAGGAATTCTTTTCTTAGAGAACGTAGAGCTAGTAAATATTGATTAA
- a CDS encoding stalk domain-containing protein: protein MRRKLGVILLVLLMLGASKSVFALETQSIKIDELGEGYKLIDNNLMISDSEFQEKFGYEIKRVADVLEFKSDNASIKFDTKENVFEINGKKLRSNIQSKDIEGQIYLPYRPLMYAIGYEIQWDGESRSVVSNSDVKSEKFEYNIKVLSGPTAVSFGKAVLNENYLGFNADYKVEVLNQPKLASASILSKEADVITVPSNMAAILYNKGAEYEVAGTMIWGNLYLASSEEISSIENLRGKDIYLTGKNATPDILLQKILKDNGLDPQVDVNLVYLPGPQDLASYAISGKATIAVLPEPIMTKASMKNKDIKEVYDFQKYWKEAYNTEFGYPQTVVFVKKEFKNQHPNAYQTMLYALANDIDWMNTDLEAAAVMGEQLEIGLTAPILKKALPRSNFHFKSAQNSRKALETYLKALYEFNPKTIGEKIPDSSFWK, encoded by the coding sequence ATGAGAAGAAAATTAGGAGTTATCTTATTAGTTTTACTTATGCTAGGGGCAAGTAAAAGCGTATTTGCATTAGAAACTCAAAGTATCAAAATTGATGAATTGGGTGAGGGGTATAAATTAATAGACAACAATTTGATGATTTCAGATAGCGAATTTCAGGAAAAATTTGGATACGAGATTAAAAGAGTAGCAGATGTTTTGGAATTTAAAAGCGATAATGCATCAATCAAATTTGACACAAAAGAGAATGTATTTGAAATAAATGGTAAAAAATTAAGGTCAAATATTCAATCAAAAGATATAGAAGGACAGATATATTTGCCATATAGACCGCTGATGTATGCTATAGGATACGAAATTCAGTGGGATGGAGAGTCGAGAAGTGTTGTTTCAAATAGTGATGTGAAGAGTGAAAAGTTTGAGTACAACATAAAAGTTCTATCAGGTCCGACAGCAGTTAGTTTTGGAAAAGCAGTGTTGAATGAAAATTATTTGGGATTTAATGCAGACTACAAGGTAGAGGTTTTAAATCAGCCTAAATTAGCGAGTGCAAGTATTTTATCTAAAGAGGCAGATGTTATCACTGTACCAAGTAATATGGCGGCAATATTGTACAACAAAGGAGCTGAATATGAAGTAGCTGGGACTATGATTTGGGGAAATTTATATTTAGCATCTAGCGAAGAGATAAGTTCTATTGAGAATTTGAGAGGAAAAGATATATATTTAACTGGTAAGAATGCAACTCCAGATATATTATTACAAAAAATACTTAAGGATAATGGTTTAGATCCACAAGTAGATGTGAATCTAGTTTATCTTCCAGGTCCACAGGATTTAGCGTCATATGCTATATCTGGAAAAGCTACTATAGCTGTTTTGCCAGAACCAATTATGACTAAAGCTAGTATGAAAAATAAAGATATAAAAGAAGTATATGATTTCCAAAAATATTGGAAAGAAGCTTATAATACTGAATTTGGATATCCACAAACAGTTGTATTTGTAAAAAAAGAATTCAAAAATCAGCACCCAAATGCATATCAGACGATGCTATATGCATTAGCTAACGATATAGATTGGATGAATACAGATTTGGAAGCAGCTGCTGTTATGGGTGAACAGTTAGAAATAGGATTAACTGCTCCTATACTAAAAAAAGCTTTGCCTCGTAGTAATTTTCATTTCAAATCAGCACAAAATTCAAGAAAAGCTTTGGAGACATATTTGAAAGCACTTTATGAGTTTAATCCTAAAACTATTGGAGAGAAAATACCAGATAGTTCATTTTGGAAGTAG